In the Plasmodium chabaudi chabaudi strain AS genome assembly, chromosome: 13 genome, one interval contains:
- a CDS encoding transcription factor IIIb subunit, putative: protein MVGQFIPSSGTKSFILSWGIRESREISLQKGYINIQKIADNLHLSSQHIEAAQRIYLMALQRNFTMGRNNSYVAASCLYTICRREKSPIMLIDFSDILQTPVKPLGKTFLKLLRLLHISVPNIDPSLFLERFAYKLNLKNDIYKVTYTGIKLIQAMTRDWISTGRRPTGLCGASLLIATRIHGITINSNTIAEVVRISNPTIIKRLYEFKNTNIAKIKASEFDKISIDDIPSSSIPPCVISDNKKKIKYNLLQKNKTLSLCDSEEQYALCSNSICSVENYEKNINSQNINASSYFDNNSTKCISDQELDHNKFFNTTQSGIINSSNEVEYCTSTITASSSIIDDKEKYQDGDTNKINKNCKEKKNDKNEEHIRSSSNEINLDEICNDNPEGNDIDNLAFKIINTIDIEKNSEFLKISNTSLLNELGALKNGHTKYDTSNKEPNKMNLQNQDIQKNTQNMMDSSKLQSANLTNSETSTSALVDNNENDEYNETKESTEQKYKNTSNFDIINDNNLRQNNKALDNSTYCTTLKQTVNSELSNAINDINDEFNLFDNNAISKNSSNTTSGLSKMNDVNNILTDFNYFFENNSNTINDQSANFDINSDDSEQINDETISDSYDSEIENIILSEKERKIKMLIWDDVMKGCMPNISKNMKRQKKRQNTDINNSKNKIPNNKQNVDNPQDQLSTGDSVIKALEKSNKLLPKKINYDVLKSLFSS, encoded by the exons ATG GTTGGGCAATTCATTCCATCCAGTGGAACGAAGTCCTTTATATTGTCTTGGGGAATAAGAGAAAGTCGCGAAATATCGCTACAAAAaggatatataaatatacagaAGATAGCAGATAATTTGCATTTATCAAGTCAACATATAGAAGCTGCACaaagaatatatttgatgGCATTACAACGTAATTTTACTATGGGTCgaaataattcatatgTTGCTGCTTCTTgtttatatacaatttgtAGAAGAGAAAAATCACCTATAATGCTAATCGATTTTAGTGACATATTACAAACACCTGTAAAACCATTGggaaaaacatttttaaaattattaaggCTTCTACATATTAGTGTACCAAATATTGAtccatcattatttttagaaagatttgcatataaacttaatttaaaaaatgatatatataaagtaaCATATACCGGAATAAAACTAATTCAAGCTATGACTAGAGATTGGATAAGTACAGGTAGAAGACCAACAGGTTTATGTGGTGCTTCACTTCTAATAGCTACAAGAATACATGGTATAACAATTAACTCTAATACTATTGCTGAAGTTGTTAGAATATCTAATCCTACTATTATTAAACgtttatatgaatttaaaaatactaaTATAGCTAAAATTAAAGCAAGtgaatttgataaaatatctATTGATGATATACCATCAAGTTCAATACCCCCTTGTGTTATTtctgataataaaaaaaaaattaaatacaatcttttacaaaaaaataaaacctTATCATTATGTGATAGTGAAGAACAATATGCATTATGTTCAAATTCTATATGTTCTgtagaaaattatgaaaaaaatataaattcacaaaatattaatgcTAGTTcttattttgataataatagtacAAAATGTATAAGTGATCAAGAATTGGatcataataaattttttaatacaacTCAGAGTGGTATTATTAATTCATCAAATGAAGTAGAATATTGTACTTCAACAATCACAGCTTCTTCTTCTATTATTgatgataaagaaaaatatcaaGATGGggatacaaataaaattaataaaaattgtaaggaaaagaaaaatgacaaaaatgaagaacATATACGATCATCAagtaatgaaataaatttagatGAAATTTGTAATGATAATCCTGAGGGAAATGATATAGATAATTTAGcctttaaaattattaacactattgatattgaaaaaaattctgaatttttaaaaataagtaatACTTCTTTATTAAACGAATTAGgtgctttaaaaaatggtcATACTAAATATGACACCTCTAATAAAGAaccaaataaaatgaaCTTACAAAATCAGGATATACAAAAGAATACCCAAAATATGATGGACTCTTCAAAATTGCAATCAGCCAATTTAACAAATAGCGAAACTTCCACTAGTGCACTTGTTGATAACAATGAGAATgatgaatataatgaaacaaAAGAGAGTACCGAacaaaagtataaaaataccAGCAATTTTGATAtcataaatgataataatttaagacaaaataataaagcaCTAGACAATAGTACCTATTGTACAACCTTAAAGCAAACTGTTAATAGCGAATTAAGTAATGctataaatgatataaatgacgaattcaatttatttgataataatgcaATTAGTAAAAATTCAAGTAATACGACATCAGGCTTAAGCAAAATGAATgatgttaataatatattaaccGATTTTAATTacttttttgaaaataattcaaatacaATTAATGATCAGTCAGCtaattttgatataaattCAGATGACTCGgaacaaataaatgatgaaaCAATAAGTGATAGTTATGATAgtgaaattgaaaatattattttatcagaaaaagaaagaaaaattaaaatgttaATTTGGGATGATGTGATGAAAGGATGTATGCCAAATATATccaaaaatatgaaaagacaaaaaaaacgacAAAATACggatattaataattcaaaaaataaaatacctaataataaacaaaatgttGATAATCCTCAAGATCAGTTATCAACAGGAGATTCTGTGATAAAGGCTTTGGAAAAATCCAATAAACTCTTgcctaaaaaaattaattatgaCGTATTAAAATCACTTTTTTcgtcataa